The Zymoseptoria tritici IPO323 chromosome 4, whole genome shotgun sequence genome includes the window CATCGGTAAGTGCTGTCAGTCGGATGGAGGATGAATGGGATGGTCTTTGAGGAGGGAATGGACGATGCGCACGCTTGGAATGGGACAGGAAGAAGCATGATGGACATGGGCTTACAATTTCGCGCGCAGACAAGAAGTGCCCCTTCACCGGCCTCATCTCCATCCGTGGTCGTATCCTCACCGGCACCGTCGTGTCCACCAAGATGCACCGCACCCTCGTCATCCGCCGCGAGTACCTCCACTTCGTCCCCAAGTACTCCCGTTACGAGAAGCGCCACAAGAACCTCGCTGCACACGTCAGCCCTGCTTTCCGTGTTGAGGATGGCGACCAAGTCACCGTTGGCCAGTGCCGGCCATTGAGCAAGACTGTACGAATATCGAGAACCCCTGGTGGTGGACATGTATACTAATTCATAATGCAGGTCCGCTTCAACGTTCTGCGCGTGCTTCCCCGAACTGGCAAGCAGGTCAAGCAGTTCAACAAGTTCTAAGCGTCTGGATGTCTGATTTGAGGGATCGATGAAGGAGCTGGGAGATGGGCATGGTATGATACCGTCCGGCAGCGACTGCATCTGAATGGCGTTGGTCAGAAAAAGGCCTTTTGGGCAGGGCGTGGTCTCGAGGTAGTCCTGCGAGATCTGCCTGTTACTAGCTCGGCGTAGCAAATGTCAAATGCGAACAGTTCTCATGCAACCAATTTCGATCCTACGCGATTTATCCTTGAAACGCGATCCACGAGGCGCCCCGAAGGAGATGCAACGGAGAAATGAAGTGCCATGGTTCCCGAAATCCTGCTCGGTACACGATTTCACAATATGTCCCATGCGCCTCGCAGAAGTGTCCCAGCAGCCCTTCGCTTTCGCCTCGAAACGCCGGAAATGTGACCAGATACCCATTCGTTATGTCTTCCTGCCCAGATTCAGGTCGCGTGACCACATCCCTTCCTCTGACGTCCGCTCTCAACCATACCATTCCCTCCGCATCCTcactcatctcctcctctcaaAGTAGGAACTCGCCCCCATGAGCGCAACGCTCTGATCCATGATCGTCTCGCCAACCCACAGGTAGTTCTCCACCCACTTCTTTATGCTCGGCGACTCGGAAAACTGGTCGGGTTTCAGGCTGGGACTAAGTTGTTAGAATGGTCAGATCATATTTCTCTGTAGCCTCAAGTACTGCTCGTGGGTCGAGAGAAGTGGGGAGAATCGGAGGCGCCGAGTTGCGGTGTATAAGAGGTGATAGGGCAGAGGGAGGACCTACGTGAGTCCGGTGGAGCGCTTGACGCCGGCGAGGAAAGCGGAGATGAGGACTGCGTCGAAGGTGTAGTGGGCTAGGCGACCGAGCtgtaggagaagaaggtggaTTAGATCGTAGAAGTGGATGCGCCAGATGGGAGGACAAGCCGTACAACCATATTGTTGAAGCGCGGCGCTGGACGCCTTCTCAGTCGATCTGGTTCTTGAGGAGATCGTCTGGTCTCGATGAGGATGCGGTAGATATTCGGGGGTCTTTGACGTGGTGGCGGGC containing:
- a CDS encoding 40S ribosomal protein S11; the encoded protein is MATELTVQSERAFQKQPHIFLNGKSKVGKGGRRYYKDVGLGFRTPKTAIEGSYIDKKCPFTGLISIRGRILTGTVVSTKMHRTLVIRREYLHFVPKYSRYEKRHKNLAAHVSPAFRVEDGDQVTVGQCRPLSKTVRFNVLRVLPRTGKQVKQFNKF